Proteins from a genomic interval of Coregonus clupeaformis isolate EN_2021a chromosome 4, ASM2061545v1, whole genome shotgun sequence:
- the LOC121552603 gene encoding N-chimaerin yields MPSRESYEVRKGEKSLVHKAKQEANQQDILAAALGMRISGPQKPPATIWQPLKLFAYSQLTSLVRKATLKDNSLPPKYVKVHNFKVHTFRGPHWCEYCANFMWGLTAQGVKCADCGLNVHKQCSTMVPCNCVPDLKHVKKVYSCELTTLVKAHNTKRPMVVDMCIQEIESRGLKTEGLYRISGFSDSVEDVKSTFDRDGEKTDISANAYEDINVITGALKLYLRDLPIPVISYDAYPRFIEAAKLEDPEKRLEAFREALELLPVAHSETLRYLMAHLKRVTLNEKDNLMNAENLGIIFGPTLLRAPNLDAMTALNDIRYQRQVVEFLIQNEDILL; encoded by the exons ATGCCATCTAGGGAGTCTTACGAGGTCCGGAAGGGAGAGAAGTCCCTGGTGCACAAGGCCAAGCAGGAGGCCAACCAGCAGGACATACTGGCTGCTGCTCTGGGGATGAGGATCTCAGGACCCCAGAAACCTCCAGCCACTATCTGGCAGCCTCTCAAACTGTTTGCCTATTCACAGCTCACCTCGCTGGTCCGCAAAGCCACACTGAAGGATAACAGCCTGCCGCCCAAGTACGTGAAAGTCCACAACTTCAAG GTCCACACGTTCCGGGGACCTCACTGGTGTGAATATTGTGCCAACTTCATGTGGGGGCTGACGGCTCAGGGAGTCAAATGTGCAG ATTGTGGCCTGAACGTGCACAAGCAGTGCTCCACTATGGTACCCTGCAACTGCGTGCCGGACTTGAAACATGTCAAGAAAGTGTACAGCTGTGAGCTAACAACCCTGGTGAAAGCTCACAACACCAAGCGACCCATGGTGGTGGACATGTGCATACAGGAAATAGAATCAAGAG GGCTGAAGACTGAAGGGCTCTACAGAATATCTGGATTCAGCGATTCAGTCGAAGATGTCAAGTCGACATTTGACAGAG ATGGTGAGAAGACGGACATCTCTGCCAATGCCTATGAAGATATCAATGTCATCACGGGTGCACTTAAACTGTACCTCAGGGATTTACCCATTCCTGTCATCTCATACGACGCCTACCCCAGGTTCATTGAGGCTGCAA AGCTGGAAGACCCAGAGAAGCGGCTAGAGGCCTTCCGTGAGGCTCTGGAACTGTTGCCTGTAGCACACAGTGAAACCCTGAGGTACCTCATGGCCCATTTAAAGAG GGTAACGTTGAATGAAAAGGACAACCTGATGAATGCGGAGAACCTGGGCATTATTTTCGGGCCCACTCTCCTGCGTGCCCCCAACCTGGACGCCATGACGGCACTCAACGACATCCGCTACCAACGGCAGGTGGTGGAGTTCCTCATCCAAAATGAAGACATCCTCTTATGA